One window of the Mesotoga sp. UBA6090 genome contains the following:
- a CDS encoding LacI family DNA-binding transcriptional regulator — MKTKISIREVAEKAGVSTATVSRVLNKSLYVSPELEERVIRASRELGYVPNRLARGLRIGSSGMIGFLIPDIVNPFFSEIVKGAEDYLREKGYFIFLASSSGDSLKEEELLKALYSRNIEGIGAIILGELPEFVKSISSNLPIVIIDNYQDWDEVSYVFSDNYDGMKKMMNYLIKGGHKSFAFLNGPVNTFSSRERLRAFEDAISEENRSFEIHFGDYTFESGREMLRKLKGIPDAIVCGNDMIAFGAIMELTEMEYDVPGKVSVTGFDDILFSSMTNPTLTTVRQDGYAMGRASGEILLRKISGQKTNSTILLKTSLQIRGSSNG, encoded by the coding sequence GTGAAGACTAAGATCAGTATACGTGAAGTAGCGGAGAAGGCCGGGGTTTCGACAGCCACAGTCTCCAGAGTACTTAACAAGAGCCTATATGTAAGTCCCGAGCTCGAAGAAAGAGTCATTAGAGCCTCTCGGGAGCTTGGTTATGTTCCCAATAGGCTTGCCAGAGGCCTCAGAATCGGCAGTAGCGGTATGATAGGCTTTCTTATCCCCGATATAGTGAATCCCTTTTTCTCCGAAATAGTGAAGGGAGCTGAAGATTATCTGCGCGAGAAGGGATACTTCATTTTTCTTGCCAGTTCATCTGGCGATTCTTTGAAAGAGGAGGAGCTTCTAAAGGCTCTGTATTCACGGAATATTGAGGGAATTGGTGCAATAATCCTCGGAGAGCTTCCTGAGTTTGTTAAGTCGATTTCGTCAAATCTGCCCATTGTGATTATCGACAACTATCAAGATTGGGATGAAGTCTCTTATGTTTTTTCAGACAATTACGATGGGATGAAAAAGATGATGAATTATCTAATTAAAGGGGGTCACAAAAGCTTTGCCTTTCTAAATGGTCCCGTGAACACATTTTCCTCAAGAGAAAGGCTTAGGGCATTTGAAGATGCTATCTCAGAAGAGAATAGGAGTTTCGAGATACATTTTGGAGACTATACCTTTGAAAGCGGTAGAGAGATGCTGAGAAAACTCAAGGGAATACCCGATGCTATAGTATGTGGTAACGATATGATAGCATTCGGAGCGATAATGGAGTTGACCGAGATGGAATACGATGTACCTGGAAAAGTATCGGTTACAGGATTCGATGACATACTCTTCTCAAGTATGACCAATCCTACGTTGACTACCGTGCGTCAAGATGGATACGCTATGGGTAGGGCTTCCGGTGAGATACTTCTGAGAAAGATCAGCGGTCAGAAAACAAACAGCACGATTCTTCTGAAGACTTCACTTCAAATCAGGGGGAGCAGCAATGGATGA